One part of the Amaranthus tricolor cultivar Red isolate AtriRed21 chromosome 16, ASM2621246v1, whole genome shotgun sequence genome encodes these proteins:
- the LOC130802244 gene encoding uncharacterized protein LOC130802244, whose amino-acid sequence MKSYELVMLSILVIVSQLCSVLASEATGTAFMWSSYIDTELDGKVNYQTLSSRDLARSVMSTGGWSNILCGSRQSLQPVDFAVVFVGKELQSSTITRNSGEDSLLVELLKDSFTKSNFSMAYPYLSSMVKEETIENALIQEFEESCGRKLEVGNVVVTESCLVEDKGYVKLADMHSVEEYVASKMEGGVKEQTDLLLVCRGGFSSLTKFDQPHSEGGYLLELITSLDHSGAKYTVLYVSDPYNPIPYSFPMGRLLAENASGNASLHSTAFCDGICQVKKTLLEAIFVAIVLLIILISGLCCMMGIETPTRFEIPQES is encoded by the exons ATGAAGAGTTATGAACTGGTGATGTTGTCAATTCTAGTTATCGTTTCTCAATTATGCTCTGTCTTGGCATCGGAAGCGACAGGGACTGCATTCATGTGGTCTTCTTATATTGACAC agaACTGGATGGAAAGGTTAACTATCAAACACTCTCCTCAAGAGATTTAGCAAGGTCTGTTATGTCCACTGGAGGCTGGTCAAACATACTG TGCGGTAGTAGACAATCTCTTCAACCAGTGGACTTTGctgttgtttttgttggtaAAGAG TTgcaatcatcaactataaccaGAAACAGTGGGGAAGATTCTTTGCTTGTGGAATTGCTCAAG gaCTCCTTCACAAAGTCCAATTTCTCAATGGCGTATCCATATTTGTCATCAATGGTGAAGGAAGAGACCATCGAAAACGCTCTAATTCAAGAATTTGAAGAATCTTGTGGACGTAAATTGGAAGTTGGCAATGTTGTTGTTACTGAATCTTGCTTGGTTGAGGACAAAGGATACGTAAAACTTGCAGACATGCACTCTGTAGAG GAATATGTGGCGTCAAAAATGGAGGGAGGTGTCAAGGAACAAACTGATCTGCTTCTTGTTTGCCGTGGAGGTTTCAGTTCTTTGACAAAATTTGATCAGCCACACTCTGAAG GTGGATATTTATTGGAATTGATAACTTCATTGGACCACTCTGGTGCAAAGTACACAGTTCTTTATGTTTCAGATCCATACAACCCCATTCCTTACAGTTTTCCAATGGGAAGGTTGCTTGCAGAAAATGCTTCTGGAAATGCTTCCTTGCATTCTACTGCTTTCTGTGACGGAATTTGCCAAGTTAAAAAGACCCTTCTTGAGGCAATTTTTGTC GCCATAGTCTTGCTCATCATATTAATCTCCGGACTCTGCTGTATGATGGGCATTGAAACTCCTACAAGGTTTGAGATTCCTCAAGAGTCTTGA